One region of Trachemys scripta elegans isolate TJP31775 chromosome 8, CAS_Tse_1.0, whole genome shotgun sequence genomic DNA includes:
- the FAM163A gene encoding protein FAM163A has translation MTAGTVVITGGILATVILLCIIAVLCYCRLQYYCCKKDESAEEEEEEEEEEPDLPTHSYLTTCNACNSRIVDGQGSPVPPPHEFNQQGARNYCPTCSPYGSPFYIRTADMVRNGGERITYTPACYKEMGPPIKMATLQSYPMTRHGIVHETFPNPRAISTDV, from the exons ATGACAGCAGGAACTGTTGTTATCACCGGCGGAATACTAGCAACCGTGATCCTACTGTGTATTATTGCGGTGCTCTGTTATTGTAGGCTACAG TATTATTGCTGCAAGAAAGATGAATctgctgaggaagaggaggaggaggaggaggaggagcctgacCTTCCCACTCACTCATACCTTACGACCTGCAATGCCTGCAACTCTCGCATCGTGGATGGGCAGGGCAGCCCAGTACCACCACCCCACGAATTTAACCAGCAGGGTGCTCGGAACTACTGCCCTACCTGTTCCCCCTACGGCTCGCCCTTTTACATACGGACCGCTGACATGGTGCGGAATGGCGGTGAGAGGATCACCTACACGCCCGCGTGCTACAAGGAAATGGGGCCACCCATCAAAATGGCAACCCTCCAGAGTTACCCGATGACCCGCCATGGCATCGTCCATGAGACCTTTCCAAACCCGAGGGCTATTAGTACAGATGTGTAA